GAAATGATTGAAAGCGATGCTTTCGGGCTTGGCGATTTCCGTCTGGTGGAATCCAGCGAAGCCGGCATGCTGTCGCAGGTAGGGCGCGCCGTAAAGCGTGACGAGTGGGTTGTGTTCCTCGCGTGGGCACCGCATCCGATGAACGCCAACCATGACCTCGAATATCTGAGTGGCGGTGACGACTACTTCGGGCCGAACTACGGTGGTGCCACTGTCTACACCAACGTGCGCTCGGGCTATCTCGACAACTGCCCGAACCTGAACACCTTCTTCAACAACCTGGAGTTCTCCCTTGCCATGGAAAACGAGGTGATGGGCCTGATCCTCAACGATGGCATGGAGCCCGACGATGCGGCCCGCCAGTGGCTGCAGGCAAATCCGGGCTCACTGGGCAAGTGGCTCGCAGGCGTAAAGACCATTGATGGCAAACCTGCCATGCCTGCCGTGAAGAAAGCCCTGAAGTAATCAGGAATTGAGGCGGAGGCAGTAACGATACTGCCTCCGCTATCTCTCCCAAACCGGATTTCTAGTATGAACTGGATAACTGAGCACAAGCTGCCCTTCGGGGAAGCCATGGAAGACTTCGTGGATTTTCTGGTCGACAATGGCGCCGTGGTTTTCGACGCCATTTCAGATACTCTCGACACGCTTATCCATGGTCTCACCGAAGGGCTTCTTTGGATTCATCCTGCACTTCTTATTGCTGCGTTTACCGCCGCAGCAGCGGCCTGGCATCGCCGTTGGGGCATGCCCATCTTCACCATTATTGCGTTCGGGCTGATCTGGAACCTGGGCTACTGGGAAGACACCATGGCGACCCTGTCCCTGGTGTTATACGCCACCGTTCTCTGTATCACGATAGGCGTGCCCCTTGGCATTGTGGTCGCACACCACCCCTGGTCATTTCGCGTGTTGCAGCCAGTGCTGGATCTGATGCAGACCATTCCCCCTTTCGTGTATCTCATCCCCACACTGACCCTTTTCGGCCTGGGCGTTGTACCCGGGGTGATTTCCACAGTGATCTTTGCCATTGCCGCCCCGATCCGCCTGACCTACCTGGGCATGTCCCAGGTACCGAAAGAACTGCTGGAAGCCGGCAAGGCCTTTGGCTGCACCAAGAACCAGTTGCTGTTCCGCGTGGAATTGCCCGCGGCCATGTCGTCCATTGCGGCCGGCATTACCCAGTGCATCATGCTGTCGCTGTCGATGGTGGTTATCGCCGCACTGGTCGGCGCAGACGGCCTGGGTGTTCCGGTCGTTCGCGCCCTGAACACCGTCGATATTGCCAAAGGTTTCGAGGCAGGATTGGCTATTGTGCTTCTGGCCATCTGGCTCGATCGCTTCTTTAAACAGAGAAAATAACGGCAGGCTGACATGATCGAATTCGAGAATGTAAATGTGGTTTTCGGCAAGCAGCCACAACGAGCGCTGCCGATGATAGAAGAGGGACTGAGCCGGGACGATATCCGTGAAAAGACCGACCTGGTGGTAGGCGTCAATCGGGCCAACCTGAAAGTCGAGCAGGGTGAGATCTTTGTACTGATGGGGTTATCCGGCTCGGGTAAATCCAGCCTGCTGCGCTGCGTCAACGGTCTGAATGAAGTCACCAGTGGTGCTATCCGCATCCAGGACGGAGACCAGCAGATCGATTTCACCAAGGCCTCCGAGGCGGTTCAGCGTGAGCTGCGTACCCGGAAGATTTCCATGGTATTCCAGAATTTCGCCCTGTTTCCCTGGATGACCGTCGCAGAAAACGTAGCTTTCGGGCTGGAGATGCAGGGATTGCCAAAACGGGAGAGGCGGGAGAAAACCCAGCGACAGCTTGATCTGGTCGGGCTTTCCGAATGGGCGAATCATCGCCCTGATGAGCTGTCCGGTGGCATGCGTCAACGAGTGGGACTGGCAAGGGCGTTGGCAACCGATTCGGACATACTGTTGATGGATGAACCCTTCTCGGCTCTGGATCCGTTGATTCGGGAACAACTGCAGGACGAGATGCTTGAGATGCAAAGCTCGTTGAACAAAACCATTCTGTTTGTCAGCCACGATCTTGACGAGGCACTGAAGATTGGCAATAGGATTGCGATCATGAAAGACGGCGAAATCGTCCAGCAGGGCCGCCCGGAGCAGATTGTGCTGGATCCGGCCACGGACTATGTGCGCAATTTCGTAGCCTCGGTCAATCCCCTGAGCGTGCTCCACGTTCGCTCCGTGCTTCAGTCACTGGATACCGTTGAGACCGACGAACGCGGTCGCAAGCTAGTCAGTGTCGCCTACGACATCTGGCTGGAGAATCCCGGCGATGCCGCAGCGGCCGTCGTTTTCCAGCATGAAGACAGTTTCGACACCCAGGTCTGGAATCCGGAACAGCCCATCAGTTCATTGAAAAAGCGCCCGACTCGGGTGCCACCTCGGACATCGCTACGGGAGGCGGTGGAGATCCGCTATGTGACGGGGCACTGTGTGCTGGTCGAAGATAAAAACCAGATTATCGGCTTCGTGGCTGACAAGCAGATCTATCACTCTCTGCTGGGCAAGCACCTGGATTAAGGAAACACCCAGGCCACCATCACCGGAATAAACGCCAGGGCGAACAGGGTACTGAGTAACGTCGTACCCGCCGCCTGGCGAGGTGATGTATCCAGCAACGTTGCGATGACCACCGTATTAGCGGCCATCGGCGTGATCGAGATCAGGAAAATCGCCTGGTGCACGGCTTCGCTGTAGATGCCGAACACATTGGCGTCCAGCCACCAGAGCGCCAGTGCGACCAGTGGCCAGGACACGAACTTTCCGAAGAACGCCAGAGTGGTAAACCGCAGATTACCCGCCAGCCCCCGCATTGACAGAATGCTCATGCCAATAATCATCATACCCAGAATGCTGTAGGCACCGCGCAGGTTGTCGAACAGTGGTACGAACACCTCGGGTATGGAGAAGCCGAACAGGTTCAGCGCTATGCCAGCTATAAACGCGTAGACAGAAGGCAGCCGGGCCACTCGCCCAAGCGCGTCGCCAATGCTGTATCGGCCCCTGGCCGCCAGATAGAAACCCACAGAATTTTCGAACAGCGTCGTGCCCAGCATGCACACGATGTAGAGGGCCAGCCCTTCTTGGCCAAACAGCAGTAGCGCAACAGGGATACCAAAGTAGCCGGTGTTGCCCGTGCCTACAGCCAGGGGAATCAGGTTTGCACTTTCATCGGTAACGGTCCGCTTGGCGATGGCCAGGTGCAGAAGCCCCAGTACGGTACACAGGGTAAACGTCAGTACCGGAAGCAGAATAACGGAAAAGGAAAGAGGCGCCGCCATCACACCGGCGAAAATCACCGATGGTGTGACGATGTAAAGCATGATGCCGGCGATATGCCGACCGCTTGCCTCAAGGTAGCGGCCGGCTGTCCAGCCCAGAAGCACTGTTACATAAAGGGGAAGGAGTTTATAGAACAGTGCCAGGGCTGCGGCCATCGGGGCTCCGGGTCAGGGCTTTAGCCGTGCAGTTTAACCGCCAGCTCGGCCACGTGCTTGCCCTGATAGCGGGCAATGGTCAGTTCTTTTTCACTGGGCTGCCGCGAGCCGTCGCCGCCGGCAATGGTCGATGCGCCATAGGGCGTGCCGCCACTGACTTCGGAAATATCAAAAAACTCGGGAATGCCGTAACCCAGCGGTACAATCACCATGCCGTGGTGGGCCAGGGTTGTCCAGAATGAACTGATGGTATGTTCCTGCCCGCCGCCAGTACCGGTGGAAGTAAAAACGCTTGCAACCTTGCCGTGCAACTTGCCCTGGGCCCAGAGCCCGCCGGTCTGATCCATAAACGTGCGCATCTGGCCTGACATGTTGCCGAAGCGGGTGGGTGTGCCAAAGATAACGGCGTCGTAGTCGGCCAGCTCTTTCGGGTCAGCGACCGGCGCCTTCTGGTCTGCCTTGCCGCCAGCATCCAGGAAAGCCTGGTCCGGCATGGTTTCCGGCACACGCTTCACGATAACCTCGGCGCCGGTTACACCTTTCGCACCCTCGGCCACGGTGTTGGCCATGGTTTCCATATGACCATACATTGAATAGTAAAGTACCAGTACTTTTGCCATCTGAACGTCTCCTTTGACTGTTTCCAATGTGATGAACCAAGCCTAGGTGGTTTCCGGACAAACAGAAAACGGAAGTTTTCCGCCGGTTCGTTCAAATTTTCTGAATCATCAGACGCGACACGAGGTAAATTTACCGCATTGTCATTTGCGTACAACTGTACGCTGAAGTAAGGTGGCGCCATGACTGAAACCCAACACCCCCACCACTACATCGAAGAATGGCTTAACAGTGCCACCCACGGCATTGGCGCGATTCTGAGCATTGTCGGGACCGTTGCCCTGATCATTCTGGCCAGCCAGATGGGCGACATCTGGAAGATTGTCAGCTTTGGTATTTTCGGGGCTTCTCTGGTGCTGCTTTACCTGGCCTCGGCGCTTTATCACGGCGCACGACATCCCGGGCCGAAAGCAGTTTTCAAAACCCTGGACCACTGCGCCATCTTTCTGTTGATCGCGGGCACCTATACTCCCTTCTTGCTGGTGAACATGCGGGATTCTTCCGGCTGGACGCTGCTGGCAATTGTCTGGTCTCTTGCCATCACAGGTGTGGTGCTGAAATTAATCTACAACAACCGTTTCAAGCTCGCCCGGGTCGGCATCTACCTCGCCATGGGGTGGCTGATACTGGTGGCCTCCGGGGACCTGCTAGCCAACCTGAATGAGCAGGCTTTTTACCTTCTGGTTGCTGGCGGCCTGGCTTATACGGTCGGCGTGGCTTTCTACCTCGCCGACCGACTGCCCTACATGCACGCGCTCTGGCACTTGTTCGTAATCAGCGGCAGTGCGCTTCATTTCAGCGCGGTCTGTTACGGCGTACTGCCCTACCCGGCCTGATCAGAACGCCCAGACCGTCGTCATCAGAATGCCCCAGGCCAGCAGCGAAGCAGCCATCACGGTGTAGGTGGCAGATATCACAATCACAACCACATCCTTATCCGTGCGCTGACAAAGGGAGCGCACGGCATACTTTTGATTAGTTAAAGCCGCTGCCTGGGTCAAGGCCGCTGGAAACTCGTGGCTACCTCTACTGCGCCCAATCGGTAGACGCACTACTCCATCGGTTGTATCACCAATATAAATATTTGTTTTAATTGATTTATTTAGAGACGAAAACAGCATCTTAAAAAACCTGAGCAGCCGTCATCGGCGGCTTCAGACCCTTCTTGATATTTGTCATGATTACTTCCTGCCCGGCCTTTGCAGAATAGCTCCATAGTCCGGTCGTCACGGTTGCCGTGGCGTCAGGTTCGCAACGTGAGGAGCAGTTATCATGGCCAAAACCAACGCAGACATCGAAAACTGGGATGTCGAAAGCGAAGAATTCTGGGAGCGGGAGGGCAAACGCATCGCCTCCCGCAACCTGTGGATTTCCATCCCCAGCCTGCTGATGGGCTTTGCGGTCTGGCTGATGTGGGGAATGATCACCACTCAGATGAAGAACCTGGGCTTTCCCTTCAGCATTGAGCAGCTGTTTACCCTTTCTGCAATTGCGGGCCTGTCTGGCGCCACCCTGCGAATCCCGGCCTCATTCATGATCAAGATTGCCGGCGGGCGAAACACGGTGTTCCTGACCACCGCGCTGCTGATGATTCCTGCGGCCGGTACCGGCATCGCCCTTATGAACCCCGAAACACCGTTTATTGTGTTTCAGGCTCTGGCGCTGCTCTCCGGAATCGGTGGCGGTAACTTTGCCTGCTCCATGAGCAACATCAGCACCTTCTACCCGAAAAGCAAACAGGGCTATGGTCTGGGCATGAACGCCGGTCTCGGTAACTTTGGCGTCACTACCATGCAGGTGGTCATCCCACTGGTCATGACCGTGGGCATTTTCGGCGCCCTGGCCGGCGACCCGATGCAATTGCAAAGCCCGAGCGGCACCCTGATTGGCCGCATTGAAGCGGGCACCGACACCTGGATCCAGAACGCCGGGTTTATCTGGTTGGTGTTTCTGATTCCCCTGGCGTTTGCCGGCTGGTTTGGCATGAACAACCTGAAAGTGGTTACCCCGAACCCGGGCAACCCCCTCTCGGCATTCGGCAAGATTCTGGGACTTTATGGCGTAGGCATTCTCGCCTCTATCGCAGGCGTCTGGGCCCTCAGCGTAATGAACATGTGGCTTGCCCTGCCGCTGACCATTGTATTGACTCTGATTCTTTTGCGACTGATCCCGGGCGATATCAAGCCCAACATCCAGGCCCAGTTTGCGATCTTCAGCAACAAGCACACCTGGTCCATGACCGTCCTCTACATCCTCACCTTCGGTTCCTTCATCGGCTTCTCCGCTGCCCTGCCGCTGTCTATCACCGTTATCTTCGGAAATATGATGGAAGTGGCGGCCGATGGCACCGTTAACAGGGTAGTTAACCCGGATGCGCCGAGCGCACTGACCTGGGCCTGGATGGGACCGTTTGTCGGCGCCCTGATTCGCCCCGTGGGCGGCTGGATTTCCGACAAGGTGGGCGGATCCATCGTTACCCAGATCATCTCGGTTGTGATGGTCGCAGCCTCTGTGGCCACAGGCTACGTGATGATGCTGGCGTATAACTCCACCGATCCGAACACCTACTTTGCACCGTTCCTGATCCTGTTCATCATCATGTTTGCGGCCAGTGGTATCGGTAACGGCTCGACCTTCCGCAGCATCGGCTTCATCTTCAACCAGCAGCAGAAAGGCCCGGTTCTGGGCTGGACCTCCGCGGTTGCCGCCTACGGTGCGTTTATCGCCCCCCGGGTGATGGGCCAGGAAATCCAGGCGGGCACTCCGGAAGTCGCCATGTACGGATTCGCCGTGTTCTACGCAGTCTGCCTGGTAGTGAACTGGTGGTTTTACCTGCGCAAAGGCGCCTATATAAAGAACCCGTAAAATCGGGCACCACACCAACAACCGGCCCCAGAGATGAGGCCGGTTTTTTTTGCAGCTGGCGTTTCGAATCCTGATTGTGCACTGACGCCATCAGCATTGGTTTTATGTATGCCAGATGTTAGTTTTATAAGAGTAAGATCTCTGGCTTCTTGCCAGGGTGCCAGCGGGAGGCCCCGACATGTCTTTTGACGACATTTTTGACGAGAGCTTTGATCGTGTCCTGTCGGCCTCGGTCAACGGCACAGATTTCTTCGAAGCGTTCTACCAGCGCTTTCTCCGCGCATCGCCCGAGATCCAGATGCTTTTCCGGGACACGGACATGGCCCGTCAGCGAAGTATGTTAAAGAAATCGTTCTACAGCCTGGTGGCCTTTTACGCCAGCGGCACGGTTGACGATGTCCTCCGCAGAGTTGCCCACTGTCACAGCGCAGAGGCACTCAATATCAAACCTCACCTCTACGACCTCTGGATGGAGTGCCTGATTGACACTGTGCGAGTGTTCGATCCCGAGTACACGGATAATGTGGAGCTTGCCTGGCGTCTTATCCTGAGCCCCGGCATTACGTATATGAAGTTTGGCTACGATCACTTCTGAGCTTGGCCAATAAAAAAGCCCGCAGGGATAACTCCGTGCGGGCTTTTTTATTGGCCAAGCTCAGGTGGTCGCAGCGGCCTGCCGGCGACGCTCTTCCTCTTCGATCTGGAGATCCACAGAAGATACCTGGTATTCGTCGGCAAACCCGGATTCCGGCTCCTTCAGCCACATCATGCACAACAACCAGCTGATAAACGCACCGCCGGCAATGATGTAGAAGAACTGGGTCGAGGTTACGAAGGTGAAGATGGTCAGGTAAACCACCGCACCCACGTTACCGTAGGCACCGGCCATCCCGGAGATCTGCCCGGTGAGACGCCGCTTGATAGAAGGGATGATGCCAAAGGTGGCGCCCTCCGCTCCCTGAACGAAGAACGAGGTGAAGACGGTAATACCCACGGCAATAATCAGCGGCCAGCTGGAGTTCATCAGCGCCATGAGCGCGAAGCCTACCGAGATGCCGAACATATAGCTGAGCATCACAAACCGGCGGTTGCCCATACGGTCTGACACCAGGCCACCCATCGGGCGGGCCACCAGGTTCACGAAAGCAAAAGAGGCAGCGATAAGGCCGGCTGCAGTCGCACTCAGGCTCCAGGTTTCCTCGAAGAACATCGGCAGCATGGATACCACCGCGAGCTCAGCACCGAAGTTGGCGAAGTAGGTGCTGTTCAGAGCTGCGACGCTGTTGAACGGGTACTTGTCGTCCTCCGGCACGCCCTGTTTCAACAGGGGAATATTAACCCGGAGAATCTGGATAATCTGATAGCAGACAATAGCCACAATTACCGCATAACAGATGGCGGCTCCGGTAGCACTCAGGTACCCCATGTTCTCGATGCGCCATACCAGAATGCCCAGAACGCCCACCAGGGGAATGGTCCAGAGGATCAGCTTGATCATATCGCCCCAACTGCTTACTTCCAGAGCCACCGCCTTGCGCGGCTTGCGATGAACGGTGCCGACCGGGCCATCGGTGATCGCAAACCAGTAGTACACGCCATAGGCCGCCATCACGATCGCGCTCTGGGCGATAGCCCAGCGCCAGCCATCCTCACCACCATACATGTGCAGCGCAATGGTCGGCAGGGTAATCGCCGCAGCGGCAGAACCAAAATTGCCCCAGCCGGCATAGAAGCCTTCGGCAAAGCCGATGTCTCTCGGCTTGAACCACATAGCGGTCATATGAATACCCACCACAAAGCTGGCACCGATGGAGCTGAGCACCAGACGGCTGACCAGGAGCTGGGTCATGGTGTTACCGAAGGCAAACACTAGCGCCGGGATGGACATCAGAACCATCAGAACGGAGAACACGCGACGGGGACCAAAGCGGTCCAGAGCCATGCCCACGATGATCCGGGCAGGAATGGTCAATGCCACGTTACAGATGGCAAACAGGCGGAGGTCATCGGCGGTCAGCCAGTCGACGCTCTTGAGCATGCTCGACGCCAGCGGCGCCATGTTGAACCATACATAGAAGGTTATAAAAAATGCGATCCAGGTCAGGTGCAGCGCCCTGACTTCCGGATTCTTGACGTGGAAAACGTCTGCGACTTTCATGTCAGCCTCCCGGGGCTTTCAGATACAGAAATGGTTATGGCCAGACTCAACGGCTGGGCAGAATAAGGAGCGGGCACTGGATGCGACGGGCAAGGAAGGAACTCACGCTGCCGAAGGTCATGTAATCCAGCTCGTCCACGAAGTAAGTCAGTGAGCGGGCAATAAAACCGCCGTCAGGCTCATGGCTGTGGCGGGCGATAACCAGCATGTCCGGATGCACCTTTTTCTCGGCTGCGAACAGCAGCATCTTTCGGGCGTCACCCTCCAGCAGCATGTTTTCGGCCGAGATCTGTTCCCGCTCACACACCTCCATGGCCTCGGCGATGTGCCTTTTCAGATCGTTCAACTCTTCCTGGAACATGTCCTCGTTTACCGAGGTGATGTCGCGGGGGTTTTCGGCAACGGCAACGAGGGTGATGACGGGTTTGAGGTCGCGGAACATGGTGATGGTCTGGGCCAATGCCAGCCTGGCATTCCGCGAGCCATCGTAGGCAATCATGATTTTCATTTTTGGGTTCTCCAAAGGGCGTTTTCAGCGCCCTTTCAAAGGCTATTTCAAGGGGCATCCATTGATATCTGTCAGCATTAGCCCACAGTCCAGTGCCGGCCATAATTGACTTACATCAACACTGATAGCGCGTACCCCACGAGAGAAACCAAAGGCCTATCCCCTGAACCCCGAAACCCCGGATCGCCTACCACCACTGCACCCAGCAGGGGGTACCTCCAATGCCCCGCATCGAAAATCCCTGTTTTTGGTAAGGTTTAAGGCGTGTTTCGAGACGTTATCTTCTGATGAATTTCCGGAGGGAGTGGAGCATGGCCAATAGCCCATCAAAACCCGAACAGTACCGAGCGCTCGGTTTATCCACCTTTGCCTTCACCCTTTGCTTTGCGGTGTGGACGATTTTCTCCATCATCGGCATCCGCATTAGTGCAGATCTGGGACTGTCGGATACCCAGCTTGGACTGCTGATGGCCACACCGATTCTGACGGGCTCCATCAGCCGGCTGTTTCTCGGCATCTGGACGGATCGTTACGGCGGTCGCTGGGTGTTCGGCATACTGATGCTGACCACCGCCGCCTGCGTTTATCTGCTCACCTTTGCCACCAGCTACCCGATGCTACTAATCGGTGCGCTGGGCGTCGGCCTGGCCGGAGGATCGTTCATCGTGGGCGTAACCTACACAGCGGCCTGGTTTGAACAGGAACGGCAGGGTACCGCGCTGGGCATTTTTGGCGCGGGCAATGTGGGTGCGGCAGTGACCAACTTCGGCGCGCCCTTCCTGCTTGTGGCACTGGGCTGGCAGGGGACCGCGCAGGTCTACGCCACCGTGTTGGCCATCGTGGGCGTGCTTTTTATTATCTTTGCAAAGGAAGACCCCCTGGCGAAGGAACGCGCCAGCAAGCAGTCCCAGTCGTTCATGCAGCAGATGGCCCCATTGAAAGAGCTGCGGGTGTGGCGGTTCGCCCTCTATTACTTCTTCGTATTCGGCGCGTTTGTTGCCTTGGCATTGTGGCTTCCCCATTACCTGATCGGCGTTTACGGGCTGGACATCAAAACAGCTGGCATGATCGCGGCGCTCTACACCATCCCCGCTTCCCTGTTCCGCATTCTCGGGGGCTGGATGTCTGATCGTTATGGCGCCCGGCGGGTCATGTACTGGACTTTCATTGCCTCCGTGATCTGCACTTTCCTGCTCAGCTATCCGCCAACGGAATACGTGGTCCACGGCATTGATGGCGACATCCGCTTTTTCCTGGAGGTGAGCCTGGTTCCTTTTGTGGTTCTGACCTTTATCCTTGGCTTTTTCATGTCACTGGGTAAAGCGGCCGTGTTCAAGCATATACCGGTGTACTACCCCACCCATGTGGGCGCGGTCGGGGGCGTGGTCGGGATGATTGGTGGCTTCGGGGGATTCCTTCTGCCATTGATGTTCGGTGCGCTGAATGACATCACCGGTATCTGGCAGAGCAGCTTTATGCTGATGTTCGTGATCGTGGCAGCGGCACTGGCCTGGATGCACTACGCCATTCGCACAGCGGAAAGGGTGGAGTGGGCAGCCCAGGAAGCCAAAACCGACTTGCCGGAACTGGCCTCCCCAAATCTGTTCTACCCGTTGAGAAAATAGGCAGGCCCGGGACCCCACAGGTCATCACTGGCGGGGTCCCGGTTCAGAAGGGTTTGGCGGTCGCCAGATGGAATATCGCTGTAATCTGCACCAGTGCCAACGCCGCTGCAATCAGGCGAACAGTGAAACTGGCATTTTCCTTGAGCGCAAACACTCCGGCGGCGATGTAACCCAGCAGGAGGACTATTTTGGCCATGAGCCAGCCATGGGCGAACGGCGACCAGGGCGTCACAAACAGCAGGCCGACGGCCGCTACCAGCAAAATCGTATCGTTCACGTGGGGCACCCAGCGCACCGGCATTCTACGCCACTCGGGCTTACCCACCAGGTCCAGCAGCAGGCGCAGCGCAAACATCACCACGGTGAGGTAGGCGGCAGTCATGTGAATATTCTTGAGAATCAGATAGCTGCTCATAGAGTAAACCTTTGGAACTTGGATCTGTGTCGGCATTGTAGGCAAAACTACCGCCTGATGGGTATGTTTCGAGCATATACATTCATTTAATATGACTTTTATATTCAGGCAGTCAATGGAGTTTCATCATGCAGTCCATCCCCACCTCTGGAACGCCGGGGGCCATGAGTGTCGGTCAGCTTTTCGCCTATCCGTTTCGCATTTTTTTCATCGCACTGACCCTGCTTGCCATCCTTGCAATCCCGGCCTGGATACTTCAAGTCAGCGGAGCCATCCAATTGCCACTGGCCCTGCCCGGCCTGTTCTGGCACCAGCACGAAATGCTGTTCGGTTTCCTGTCTGCCGCCATCGCCGGTTTCCTGCTGACTGCGGTCTGCGTGTGGACCCAGACTGAAAGAACTCATGGATTGCCGCTGGTTCTGCTGTTTGGTGTCTGGTTGGCCGGGCGCCTGTTACTGGCTTTCGGTGCAGGCCTGCCGGACTGGATGATTCATGGGGTCAACCTGGCCTTCCTGCCACTGGTCATGCTGGATGCTGGCCGGCGCATATGGAAGGCGAGGCAGAAACGGCAACTGATGATTCTGCTGGTGCTGGGGTTATTCTGGCTGATGCAGGTTGGCTTCGTCACGAGGCTGGCCCCGGCCTTCAGTTACGGCGCCCTGATTATGGCCATGGCGCTGATCAGTATCATTGGCGGCCGCATCACCCCGGCTTTTTCTGCGGGCTGGCTTCGTCAGCGCGGGCTGGATGCCACGAAGGTCCGGATGGTTCCGGCTCTGGACATGGCGGCGCTGTTCACAATAATCCTGCTTATGATTTCCCTGGTGACCGGCTGGCCGATCCTGACCGCCATACTGGCATTGATTGCCGCCGGGCTGATGCTTGTCCGTCTGGCCGGATGGAAAGGCTGGCTTTTTCGCAAGGAGCCTCTGCTATGGATGCTGCACCTGTCCATTCTCTGGGTTCCCGTGTCGCTAACGCTGCTCGCCGGCAGCATTCTGGCGGACTGGCCCGCCAGCGCCTGGACCCACGCGGCCGGCACCGGCGCGGTCGGCTGCCTGATCCTGGGCGTCATCGCCCGGGTATCCCTGGGCCATGCGGGCCATCCGCTGGTACTGCCCCGGGGTATGGTGGCCGCCTTTATCATCATTCACCTGGCGGCGCTGGTGAGAGTGGCCACAGCCTTCGGTTCCCTGCCCTGGCAGGCCGGGGTGGGCATTAGCTCGCTGCTGTGGATGCTCGCATTCGGTATTTTTCTGGCCCGCTACGGGCGAATACTGGTATCGCCAAGGGCGGACGGAAAGCCGGGCTGATAGCCCTGCGACGTTCCTGCTATCCAATCCGTCCCACTCCCTTTAAAATCCGGGCTCCCTGACAACGATTGATCGTTATCGATTACCACGGAGCCCATTCCCCATGTCGCCCCAACCGCGCACCCTAAGCCGATTCGCGCAACTGCGCCGTATT
This DNA window, taken from Marinobacter halotolerans, encodes the following:
- a CDS encoding choline ABC transporter substrate-binding protein, translated to MRSIIAGVICILASSMAWAANPNTECKVVRFSDVGWTDITATTALTSQVLSGLGYEPETKILSVPVTYRSMKNKDIDVFLGNWMPTMKGDVQPYLDDGSVKTLRANLEGAKYTLAVPAYAYEAGVKSFADIAKHADKFDGRIYGIEPGNDGNRLIQEMIESDAFGLGDFRLVESSEAGMLSQVGRAVKRDEWVVFLAWAPHPMNANHDLEYLSGGDDYFGPNYGGATVYTNVRSGYLDNCPNLNTFFNNLEFSLAMENEVMGLILNDGMEPDDAARQWLQANPGSLGKWLAGVKTIDGKPAMPAVKKALK
- the choW gene encoding choline ABC transporter permease subunit, with protein sequence MNWITEHKLPFGEAMEDFVDFLVDNGAVVFDAISDTLDTLIHGLTEGLLWIHPALLIAAFTAAAAAWHRRWGMPIFTIIAFGLIWNLGYWEDTMATLSLVLYATVLCITIGVPLGIVVAHHPWSFRVLQPVLDLMQTIPPFVYLIPTLTLFGLGVVPGVISTVIFAIAAPIRLTYLGMSQVPKELLEAGKAFGCTKNQLLFRVELPAAMSSIAAGITQCIMLSLSMVVIAALVGADGLGVPVVRALNTVDIAKGFEAGLAIVLLAIWLDRFFKQRK
- a CDS encoding globin yields the protein MSFDDIFDESFDRVLSASVNGTDFFEAFYQRFLRASPEIQMLFRDTDMARQRSMLKKSFYSLVAFYASGTVDDVLRRVAHCHSAEALNIKPHLYDLWMECLIDTVRVFDPEYTDNVELAWRLILSPGITYMKFGYDHF
- a CDS encoding MFS transporter yields the protein MAKTNADIENWDVESEEFWEREGKRIASRNLWISIPSLLMGFAVWLMWGMITTQMKNLGFPFSIEQLFTLSAIAGLSGATLRIPASFMIKIAGGRNTVFLTTALLMIPAAGTGIALMNPETPFIVFQALALLSGIGGGNFACSMSNISTFYPKSKQGYGLGMNAGLGNFGVTTMQVVIPLVMTVGIFGALAGDPMQLQSPSGTLIGRIEAGTDTWIQNAGFIWLVFLIPLAFAGWFGMNNLKVVTPNPGNPLSAFGKILGLYGVGILASIAGVWALSVMNMWLALPLTIVLTLILLRLIPGDIKPNIQAQFAIFSNKHTWSMTVLYILTFGSFIGFSAALPLSITVIFGNMMEVAADGTVNRVVNPDAPSALTWAWMGPFVGALIRPVGGWISDKVGGSIVTQIISVVMVAASVATGYVMMLAYNSTDPNTYFAPFLILFIIMFAASGIGNGSTFRSIGFIFNQQQKGPVLGWTSAVAAYGAFIAPRVMGQEIQAGTPEVAMYGFAVFYAVCLVVNWWFYLRKGAYIKNP
- the trhA gene encoding PAQR family membrane homeostasis protein TrhA, producing MTETQHPHHYIEEWLNSATHGIGAILSIVGTVALIILASQMGDIWKIVSFGIFGASLVLLYLASALYHGARHPGPKAVFKTLDHCAIFLLIAGTYTPFLLVNMRDSSGWTLLAIVWSLAITGVVLKLIYNNRFKLARVGIYLAMGWLILVASGDLLANLNEQAFYLLVAGGLAYTVGVAFYLADRLPYMHALWHLFVISGSALHFSAVCYGVLPYPA
- the wrbA gene encoding NAD(P)H:quinone oxidoreductase, with protein sequence MAKVLVLYYSMYGHMETMANTVAEGAKGVTGAEVIVKRVPETMPDQAFLDAGGKADQKAPVADPKELADYDAVIFGTPTRFGNMSGQMRTFMDQTGGLWAQGKLHGKVASVFTSTGTGGGQEHTISSFWTTLAHHGMVIVPLGYGIPEFFDISEVSGGTPYGASTIAGGDGSRQPSEKELTIARYQGKHVAELAVKLHG
- a CDS encoding AEC family transporter is translated as MAAALALFYKLLPLYVTVLLGWTAGRYLEASGRHIAGIMLYIVTPSVIFAGVMAAPLSFSVILLPVLTFTLCTVLGLLHLAIAKRTVTDESANLIPLAVGTGNTGYFGIPVALLLFGQEGLALYIVCMLGTTLFENSVGFYLAARGRYSIGDALGRVARLPSVYAFIAGIALNLFGFSIPEVFVPLFDNLRGAYSILGMMIIGMSILSMRGLAGNLRFTTLAFFGKFVSWPLVALALWWLDANVFGIYSEAVHQAIFLISITPMAANTVVIATLLDTSPRQAAGTTLLSTLFALAFIPVMVAWVFP
- the choV gene encoding choline ABC transporter ATP-binding protein, producing the protein MIEFENVNVVFGKQPQRALPMIEEGLSRDDIREKTDLVVGVNRANLKVEQGEIFVLMGLSGSGKSSLLRCVNGLNEVTSGAIRIQDGDQQIDFTKASEAVQRELRTRKISMVFQNFALFPWMTVAENVAFGLEMQGLPKRERREKTQRQLDLVGLSEWANHRPDELSGGMRQRVGLARALATDSDILLMDEPFSALDPLIREQLQDEMLEMQSSLNKTILFVSHDLDEALKIGNRIAIMKDGEIVQQGRPEQIVLDPATDYVRNFVASVNPLSVLHVRSVLQSLDTVETDERGRKLVSVAYDIWLENPGDAAAAVVFQHEDSFDTQVWNPEQPISSLKKRPTRVPPRTSLREAVEIRYVTGHCVLVEDKNQIIGFVADKQIYHSLLGKHLD